One Actinospica robiniae DSM 44927 genomic region harbors:
- a CDS encoding carbohydrate ABC transporter permease translates to MTTATADTGPAVPADARRSARAKRRRRRTVPFYFIVPAALLYGFVVLWSSIQGVGFAFTDWNGLDPHKNFVGLAQFTKVFHDQKALSALGHSLLLALGITVAQNLLGLLLALGVNSRIKSRNVLRVFLFAPAVVTPVAAAFVWQYLLTPNGVVNELLRSVGLGSLQQDWFGNPHIALLSIGLIVVWEFSGYSMVIFLAGLQGVPEAVIEASLVDGAGPFRRFWHVVRPELAPAITINLMLSVISSLKLFDQVQVTTGGGPGAATETLSTQIYKNVFQFNEYGYGIALAVVLTVCVALISAFQHWALNKQNESGGTR, encoded by the coding sequence ATGACGACGGCGACAGCCGACACGGGCCCCGCCGTGCCGGCCGACGCGCGCCGGAGCGCACGCGCGAAACGCCGGCGCCGTCGAACTGTGCCGTTCTATTTTATCGTTCCAGCGGCGCTGCTGTACGGGTTCGTGGTCCTGTGGTCGAGCATCCAGGGCGTCGGATTCGCCTTCACCGACTGGAACGGGCTCGACCCGCACAAGAACTTCGTCGGGCTGGCGCAGTTCACGAAGGTCTTCCACGACCAGAAGGCGCTCTCCGCGCTCGGCCACTCGCTGCTGCTGGCCCTCGGCATCACCGTGGCCCAGAACCTGCTCGGACTGCTGCTCGCGCTCGGCGTCAACTCCCGGATCAAGAGCCGCAACGTGCTGCGGGTGTTCCTGTTCGCCCCCGCGGTGGTCACCCCGGTCGCGGCCGCGTTCGTCTGGCAGTACCTGCTCACGCCGAACGGCGTGGTCAACGAGCTGCTCCGGTCGGTCGGACTGGGTTCGCTGCAGCAGGACTGGTTCGGCAACCCGCACATCGCGCTGCTGTCCATCGGACTGATCGTGGTCTGGGAGTTCTCCGGATACTCGATGGTCATCTTCCTGGCCGGCCTGCAGGGCGTGCCGGAAGCCGTGATCGAGGCGTCCCTGGTCGACGGCGCCGGACCGTTCCGCCGGTTCTGGCACGTGGTCCGCCCCGAACTGGCCCCCGCGATCACCATCAACCTGATGCTGAGCGTGATCTCCAGTCTGAAGCTGTTCGACCAGGTGCAGGTCACCACCGGCGGCGGCCCGGGAGCGGCGACCGAGACGCTCTCGACCCAGATCTACAAGAACGTGTTCCAGTTCAACGAGTACGGCTACGGCATCGCCCTGGCCGTGGTGCTCACCGTCTGCGTGGCCCTCATCTCGGCGTTCCAGCACTGGGCCCTGAACAAGCAGAACGAATCAGGCGGCACCCGATGA
- a CDS encoding LysR family transcriptional regulator: MLSLDQVQGFVTVAEELHFGRAAARLNMTQPPLSRQIQRLEADLGVRLLERNARQVRLTAAGATFLEDAQRLLQLAQSAPNTARLVADGWSGSVRLGFTASSALRLLGDLLSQLSLALPNVKIELTELVSVEQVHALANGDIDLGLARPPFDDTRFDSELIRREDLVVALPGEHPLLRVDRPLTGEDLAGQDVIMYSPTKARYFYDMASGVLADHHFQTVHVVSQILTMVQLVAAGHGIALVPQSAKRLGIEGLGFATLLTPVPAPVELHAIWLRESANPSLKRVRAVLRRLGDDAHEASEHPL; encoded by the coding sequence ATGCTGTCGCTCGATCAGGTACAGGGCTTCGTGACCGTCGCGGAGGAACTGCACTTCGGTCGCGCGGCCGCGCGGCTGAACATGACCCAGCCGCCGCTGAGCCGGCAGATCCAGCGGCTCGAGGCCGATCTCGGCGTGCGGCTGCTCGAACGAAACGCCAGGCAGGTGCGGCTCACCGCGGCCGGTGCGACCTTCCTCGAGGACGCACAACGGCTGCTCCAGCTGGCGCAGAGCGCGCCGAACACCGCCAGGCTGGTGGCCGACGGCTGGAGCGGGTCGGTCCGCCTGGGCTTCACCGCCAGCAGTGCGCTGCGGCTGCTCGGGGATCTGCTGAGCCAGCTGAGCCTGGCCCTGCCCAACGTGAAAATCGAGCTGACCGAGCTCGTCTCGGTCGAGCAGGTCCACGCCCTGGCCAACGGCGACATCGATCTCGGGCTCGCCCGGCCGCCGTTCGACGACACGCGGTTCGACTCGGAGCTGATCCGCCGCGAGGATCTGGTGGTCGCTCTTCCGGGCGAGCATCCCCTGCTGCGTGTCGACCGTCCGCTGACCGGCGAGGATCTGGCCGGCCAGGACGTCATCATGTACTCACCGACCAAGGCCCGGTACTTCTACGACATGGCGTCCGGCGTGCTCGCCGACCATCACTTCCAGACCGTGCACGTGGTGAGCCAGATCCTCACCATGGTCCAGCTCGTAGCGGCCGGTCACGGGATCGCTCTGGTTCCGCAGTCGGCCAAGCGTCTCGGCATCGAAGGACTCGGGTTCGCGACCCTGCTCACGCCGGTGCCAGCGCCGGTGGAATTGCACGCGATCTGGTTGCGGGAGTCGGCGAATCCGTCGCTCAAGCGGGTGCGTGCCGTGCTGCGCCGGCTCGGCGACGATGCCCACGAGGCATCAGAGCATCCACTCTAG
- the kdgD gene encoding 5-dehydro-4-deoxyglucarate dehydratase encodes MSWTPTAFARQLGSGLLSFPVTAFDDQREFDEGRYREHLAWQAGFDVAGLFAAGGTGEGFSLTPEEVERVVRVAVDEVGDRVPVVAPAMGGTATAVAQARSAQEAGAAGILLFPPYLTESGQNGLAARVSAVCSATDLGVVVYSRSNGVLNDQTVEVLADRHLNFVGFKDGVGDIEQLTRIYARLGERLTYIGGLPTAETFALPLLQLGMTTYSSAIFNFVPEFALDFYGRVRAGDRDGVYRGIREFLLPYLDIRNRVPGYAVSIVKAGLRVVGRDAGPVRAPLQDLTDGEFAELSDLVRRTTSGG; translated from the coding sequence ATGTCGTGGACTCCGACCGCCTTCGCCCGGCAATTGGGCAGTGGTCTGCTTTCCTTTCCCGTCACGGCCTTCGACGACCAGCGCGAATTCGACGAGGGCCGTTACCGCGAACATCTGGCTTGGCAGGCCGGTTTCGATGTCGCCGGGCTGTTCGCCGCGGGTGGTACCGGCGAGGGCTTCTCGCTGACGCCGGAGGAGGTCGAGCGAGTCGTGCGGGTCGCGGTGGACGAGGTGGGCGACCGGGTTCCCGTGGTCGCACCGGCGATGGGCGGCACCGCGACCGCGGTCGCCCAGGCGCGATCCGCGCAGGAGGCCGGAGCCGCCGGCATCCTGCTGTTCCCGCCGTATCTGACCGAATCCGGCCAGAACGGCTTGGCCGCGCGTGTCTCCGCCGTGTGCTCCGCCACCGACCTCGGCGTCGTCGTGTACAGCCGATCGAACGGCGTCCTCAACGACCAGACGGTCGAGGTGCTCGCGGACCGGCACCTCAACTTCGTCGGTTTCAAGGACGGCGTGGGAGACATCGAGCAGCTCACCCGGATCTACGCACGCCTCGGCGAGCGGCTGACCTATATCGGCGGCCTGCCGACGGCCGAGACCTTCGCGCTGCCGCTGCTGCAGCTGGGGATGACGACGTATTCGTCGGCCATCTTCAACTTCGTCCCGGAGTTCGCACTGGATTTCTACGGTCGCGTCCGCGCCGGGGACCGGGACGGCGTGTACCGCGGCATCCGCGAGTTCCTGCTGCCTTACCTGGACATCCGCAATCGTGTGCCGGGCTACGCGGTGTCCATCGTCAAGGCCGGGCTCCGGGTCGTCGGCCGCGACGCCGGACCCGTCCGGGCCCCGCTGCAGGATCTGACCGATGGCGAGTTCGCCGAGCTCAGCGACCTCGTGCGGCGCACGACCAGCGGAGGCTGA
- a CDS encoding enolase C-terminal domain-like protein, which yields MRITDLIVVPLAFRDPPLLNSWGVHEPLALRTIVKLVVDDSVVAWGEGSGEASVIANLARVREAVLGLNPFDLNGIERAIDAALAPCGASARDRLSTFAILEVACHDAQGKIAGVSVAELLGGRVRDSVPYSAYLFYKWAAHKDGEPDEWGAALDPDGIVAQARTMIDRYGFGSVKLKAGVFPPDVEIATMRALASAFPGLPLRIDPNGAWSVETSLRGAGELTDVLEYLEDPTLDLDDMATVAREGGLPLATNMCVTSFETVPPALQRDAVQIVLSDHHYWGGLRRSHELGRMCATFGLGLSMHSNSHLGVSLAAMTHLAAATPRLSYACDTHYPWNSADDVVVPGVLEFREGSLAVPTGPGLGVEVDEDKLEALHQVYLDSGRTVRDDTAYMRRVDPDYDPTLPRF from the coding sequence GTGCGCATCACCGATCTCATCGTCGTCCCGCTCGCGTTCCGCGATCCGCCGCTGTTGAATTCCTGGGGCGTGCACGAGCCCCTCGCCCTGCGCACCATCGTCAAGCTGGTCGTGGACGACTCCGTGGTCGCCTGGGGTGAGGGCTCCGGTGAAGCGTCCGTGATCGCGAACCTCGCCCGCGTCCGCGAGGCCGTGCTGGGGCTGAACCCCTTTGATCTGAACGGTATAGAACGCGCGATCGACGCAGCGCTCGCGCCGTGCGGAGCCAGTGCTCGCGACCGGCTCAGCACCTTCGCCATCCTCGAGGTCGCCTGCCACGACGCGCAGGGCAAGATCGCCGGGGTGAGTGTCGCCGAGCTGCTCGGCGGACGCGTGCGGGATTCCGTGCCCTACAGTGCTTACCTCTTTTACAAGTGGGCGGCGCACAAGGACGGCGAGCCGGACGAATGGGGTGCCGCGCTCGATCCGGACGGCATCGTGGCGCAGGCCCGCACCATGATCGACCGCTACGGCTTCGGCTCCGTCAAGCTCAAGGCCGGAGTCTTCCCGCCAGACGTCGAGATCGCCACGATGCGTGCGCTGGCCTCCGCCTTCCCCGGCCTGCCGCTGCGCATCGACCCCAACGGCGCCTGGAGCGTCGAGACTTCACTCCGCGGCGCCGGCGAGCTCACCGATGTCCTTGAATACCTCGAGGACCCGACGCTCGACCTCGACGACATGGCGACGGTCGCACGCGAGGGCGGGCTCCCGCTGGCGACGAATATGTGCGTCACTTCGTTCGAGACCGTACCGCCGGCCCTGCAGCGCGATGCCGTGCAGATAGTGCTGAGCGACCACCACTACTGGGGCGGCCTGCGACGATCTCATGAACTCGGCCGGATGTGCGCGACGTTCGGCCTCGGCCTGTCGATGCACTCCAACTCGCATCTCGGCGTCAGCCTCGCCGCGATGACCCACCTGGCCGCGGCGACTCCCCGTCTTTCTTACGCGTGCGACACCCACTACCCGTGGAATTCCGCCGACGACGTGGTGGTCCCGGGCGTGCTCGAGTTCCGGGAGGGCTCGCTCGCGGTGCCGACCGGGCCGGGCCTCGGCGTGGAGGTCGACGAAGACAAGTTGGAGGCGTTGCACCAGGTCTATCTGGACTCTGGCCGCACCGTCCGGGACGACACTGCATATATGCGTCGCGTCGACCCGGACTACGACCCGACCCTGCCGCGTTTCTGA
- a CDS encoding LacI family DNA-binding transcriptional regulator: MANPVGMKDVARAAGVSMGTVSNVLNRPELVSPETRDQVQLVIRRLGYVRSESARQLRAGQSRLLALLVLDMGNPFFVDVARGAGRAGQHAELGVMVCNSDQSPGTEADYLEMFAEQRVRGVLVTPADSTGRSLEVLRRHDIPFVLVDRQAQGAHGCSVSVDDVAGGALALRHLIAAGHRSIAYVSGPPELAQIRDRRNGALQAVAEAGLPAETLVELTTQRLDVAAGRDAGARLLGLANRPTAAFTANDLIALGVLQAMFAAGVRVPEDIAIVGYDDIEFAAAAAVPLTSVRQPAEAMGALAAELLLEESGDQAEAHRHRQVVLQPELVVRASTMVRR, from the coding sequence ATGGCGAACCCGGTGGGGATGAAGGACGTGGCGCGGGCCGCGGGCGTCTCGATGGGCACGGTCTCGAATGTGCTCAACCGCCCGGAGCTGGTCTCCCCGGAGACCCGCGACCAGGTACAGCTGGTGATCCGGCGCCTGGGCTACGTACGCAGCGAGTCGGCTCGCCAACTTCGCGCGGGCCAGAGCAGGCTGCTGGCGCTGCTGGTGCTCGACATGGGCAACCCTTTCTTCGTGGACGTCGCGCGCGGCGCCGGGCGGGCCGGGCAGCATGCCGAGCTGGGGGTCATGGTCTGCAACAGCGACCAGAGCCCGGGCACCGAGGCCGACTATCTGGAGATGTTCGCCGAGCAGCGGGTACGCGGCGTGCTGGTGACTCCGGCCGACTCCACCGGGCGCAGCCTCGAAGTGCTGCGCCGCCACGACATCCCCTTCGTCCTGGTGGACCGTCAGGCTCAGGGCGCGCACGGATGTTCGGTCTCGGTCGACGACGTCGCCGGCGGCGCGCTGGCGCTGCGGCACCTGATCGCCGCCGGGCACCGCTCGATCGCCTACGTCAGCGGCCCGCCCGAACTGGCCCAGATCCGCGACCGGCGCAATGGAGCGCTTCAAGCCGTGGCTGAGGCGGGGCTGCCCGCCGAGACGCTGGTCGAGCTGACCACGCAGCGCCTGGACGTGGCCGCGGGACGCGACGCGGGCGCCCGGCTACTGGGCCTGGCCAACCGCCCGACCGCGGCCTTCACCGCGAACGACCTGATCGCGCTCGGCGTCCTGCAGGCCATGTTCGCCGCCGGGGTGCGCGTGCCGGAGGACATCGCCATCGTCGGCTACGACGACATCGAATTCGCCGCCGCAGCCGCCGTGCCGCTCACCTCCGTCCGCCAGCCCGCCGAGGCCATGGGCGCTCTGGCTGCGGAACTGCTGCTGGAGGAGAGCGGCGACCAGGCGGAGGCGCACCGCCACCGCCAGGTCGTCCTGCAGCCGGAACTCGTCGTACGCGCCTCGACGATGGTGCGGCGCTGA
- the rhaI gene encoding L-rhamnose isomerase, whose protein sequence is MSASAGDLRSAAKAALRSLEIETPSWGYGNSGTRFKVFAQPGVPRDPFEKLEDAARVHAATGSAPLVSLHIPWDKVEDYGKLAAHAAECGVRIGAINSNTFQDDDYKLGSVCHPDAGIRAKAVAHLLECIDIMDAVGSRDLKLWFADGTNYPGQDDLADRQDRLAASLAPVYERLGEHQRMVLEYKLFEPAFYSTDVPDWGTAYAHCLQLGPKAKVVVDTGHHAPGVNIEFIVAFLLRQDRLGAFDFNSRFYADDDLMAGAADPFQLFRIMHEVHKNGGLDPARQVNLMLDQCHNIEAKIPAVIRSVMNVQEAVAKALLVDRAALNEAQQAGDVLGANGVLMDAFGTDVRPLLAELREEQGLDADPLAAYRATGYAQKIVAERVGGAQAGWGA, encoded by the coding sequence TTGAGCGCCAGTGCAGGTGACCTTCGCAGCGCGGCCAAGGCGGCGCTGCGGTCGCTCGAGATAGAGACCCCCTCGTGGGGCTACGGGAACTCCGGGACCAGGTTCAAGGTGTTCGCGCAGCCCGGTGTGCCGCGCGACCCCTTCGAGAAGCTGGAGGACGCCGCCCGGGTGCACGCCGCCACCGGCTCCGCGCCCTTGGTGTCGCTGCACATCCCGTGGGACAAGGTCGAGGACTACGGCAAGCTCGCCGCGCACGCCGCCGAGTGCGGTGTGCGCATCGGCGCGATCAACTCGAACACCTTCCAGGACGACGACTACAAGCTGGGCAGCGTCTGCCATCCCGACGCCGGAATCCGCGCCAAGGCGGTCGCCCACCTGCTCGAGTGCATCGACATCATGGACGCGGTGGGCTCGCGCGACCTGAAGCTGTGGTTCGCCGACGGCACCAACTACCCCGGCCAGGACGACCTCGCCGATCGGCAGGATCGTCTGGCGGCCAGCCTGGCCCCGGTCTACGAACGCCTCGGCGAGCACCAGCGGATGGTGCTCGAGTACAAGCTCTTCGAGCCCGCTTTCTACTCCACCGACGTCCCGGACTGGGGCACCGCGTACGCGCACTGCCTGCAGCTCGGTCCCAAGGCCAAGGTCGTGGTCGACACCGGCCACCACGCGCCCGGCGTGAACATCGAGTTCATCGTGGCGTTCCTGCTGCGCCAGGACCGGCTCGGCGCGTTCGACTTCAACTCCCGCTTCTACGCCGACGACGACCTCATGGCAGGCGCCGCCGACCCCTTCCAGCTGTTCCGGATCATGCACGAGGTGCACAAGAACGGCGGCCTGGACCCGGCCCGGCAGGTCAACCTGATGCTCGATCAATGCCACAACATCGAGGCCAAGATCCCGGCCGTCATCCGTTCGGTGATGAACGTGCAGGAGGCCGTGGCCAAGGCCCTGCTGGTCGACCGGGCCGCGCTGAACGAGGCGCAGCAGGCCGGCGACGTGCTCGGCGCCAACGGCGTGCTGATGGACGCTTTCGGCACCGACGTGCGCCCGCTGCTGGCCGAACTGCGCGAGGAGCAGGGTCTCGACGCCGACCCGCTCGCCGCATACCGGGCGACCGGATACGCGCAGAAGATCGTCGCCGAGCGCGTCGGCGGAGCCCAGGCCGGATGGGGAGCGTAA
- a CDS encoding bifunctional rhamnulose-1-phosphate aldolase/short-chain dehydrogenase codes for MADTKTVNELIGRSHRLGADPRNTNYAGGNTSAKGTRTDPVTGTDLDLMWVKGSGGDLGTLAESGLAVLRLDRLRALASVYPGVEHEDEMVAAFDYCLHGKGGAAPSIDTAMHGLVEAPHVDHLHPDSGIALACAADGEKLTAECFGDTVLWVPWRRPGFQLGLDIAAIKAANPQAIGCVLGGHGITAWGATSDECEANSLQIIRTAEAFLAERGRPEPFGPVLPGYEALPEDARRARAAALAPHLRAIASADKPQVGHFTDADVVLDFLSRAEHQRLAALGTSCPDHFLRTKVRPLVLDLPADAPLQDALARLGELHTAYRAEYEAYYQRHASPGSPAMRGADPAIILIPGVGMFSYGKDKQTARVAGEFYVNAVNVMRGAEAVSSYSPIDESEKFRIEYWALEEAKLQRMPKPKPLATRVALVTGAGSGIGKAIAHRLVTEGACVVVADLDAEKAAAVADELGGPDKAVAVTVDVTDEDQIRAAFDAAVLAFGGVDLVVNNAGISISKPLLDTTARDWDLQHSIMARGSFLVSREAARVLIAQRLGGDIVYIASKNSVFAGPNNIAYSATKADQAHQVRLLAAELGEHGIRVNGVNPDGVVRGSGIFAAGWGAQRAATYGIEESKLGEFYAQRTILKREVLPEHVANAVFALTGGDLTHTTGLHIPVDAGVAAAFLR; via the coding sequence GTGGCCGACACGAAGACCGTCAATGAGCTGATCGGGCGCTCGCACCGGCTCGGCGCGGACCCGCGCAACACGAACTACGCCGGCGGCAACACTTCCGCCAAGGGCACCCGGACCGACCCGGTGACCGGAACCGACCTGGACCTGATGTGGGTCAAGGGTTCCGGCGGCGACCTGGGCACGCTCGCCGAATCAGGGCTCGCCGTCCTGCGGCTCGATCGGCTGCGAGCGCTCGCTTCCGTCTATCCGGGCGTGGAACACGAAGACGAGATGGTCGCGGCGTTCGACTACTGCCTGCATGGCAAGGGCGGTGCCGCGCCGTCGATCGACACCGCGATGCACGGCCTGGTCGAGGCGCCGCACGTGGATCATCTGCACCCTGATTCCGGCATCGCGCTCGCGTGCGCGGCCGACGGGGAGAAGCTGACGGCCGAGTGCTTCGGCGACACGGTGCTCTGGGTCCCGTGGCGCCGCCCCGGATTCCAGCTCGGGCTCGATATCGCCGCCATCAAGGCCGCGAACCCGCAGGCGATCGGCTGCGTTCTCGGCGGACACGGCATCACCGCCTGGGGCGCGACCAGCGACGAGTGCGAAGCGAACTCGCTGCAGATCATCCGTACCGCAGAGGCCTTCCTCGCCGAGCGCGGCCGGCCCGAGCCGTTCGGGCCCGTGCTGCCCGGCTACGAGGCCCTACCCGAGGACGCTCGCCGTGCGCGTGCCGCGGCCCTCGCCCCGCACCTGCGCGCCATCGCTTCCGCCGACAAGCCGCAGGTCGGGCACTTCACGGACGCCGACGTCGTCCTCGACTTCCTCTCCCGTGCCGAGCACCAGCGGCTCGCGGCGCTGGGCACCTCGTGCCCGGATCACTTCCTCCGTACGAAGGTCCGGCCGCTCGTTCTCGATCTGCCCGCGGACGCGCCGCTGCAGGACGCTCTCGCGCGTCTCGGTGAACTGCACACGGCGTACCGGGCCGAGTACGAGGCCTACTACCAGCGCCACGCCTCCCCCGGCTCACCCGCGATGCGCGGCGCGGACCCGGCGATCATCCTCATCCCCGGCGTCGGCATGTTCTCCTACGGCAAGGACAAGCAGACCGCACGTGTGGCCGGCGAGTTCTACGTCAACGCCGTCAACGTCATGCGCGGCGCCGAGGCGGTGTCCTCGTACTCGCCGATCGACGAGTCGGAGAAGTTCCGCATCGAATACTGGGCGCTGGAAGAGGCCAAGCTCCAGCGCATGCCCAAGCCCAAGCCGCTGGCGACGCGCGTCGCGCTGGTCACCGGCGCGGGTTCCGGCATCGGCAAGGCGATCGCGCACCGCCTCGTCACCGAAGGTGCCTGCGTCGTCGTCGCCGACCTCGACGCCGAGAAGGCCGCGGCAGTTGCGGACGAACTCGGCGGACCGGACAAGGCCGTGGCCGTCACTGTGGACGTCACGGATGAGGACCAGATCCGCGCCGCGTTCGACGCCGCCGTACTCGCCTTCGGCGGCGTGGACCTCGTCGTCAACAACGCCGGTATCTCGATTTCGAAGCCGCTGCTCGACACCACCGCACGCGACTGGGACCTCCAGCACTCGATCATGGCTCGCGGCTCGTTCCTCGTCTCGCGCGAGGCGGCCAGGGTCCTGATCGCCCAGCGCCTCGGCGGCGACATCGTCTACATCGCCTCGAAGAACTCCGTCTTCGCCGGGCCGAACAACATCGCCTACTCCGCGACCAAGGCCGACCAGGCCCACCAGGTCCGTCTGCTCGCCGCGGAACTCGGCGAGCACGGCATCCGCGTCAACGGCGTCAACCCGGACGGCGTCGTGCGCGGCTCCGGCATCTTCGCCGCCGGCTGGGGCGCCCAGCGCGCCGCCACCTACGGCATCGAAGAATCCAAGCTCGGCGAGTTCTACGCCCAGCGCACGATCCTCAAACGCGAGGTCCTGCCGGAGCACGTCGCCAACGCGGTGTTCGCGCTCACCGGCGGCGACCTGACCCACACGACCGGCCTGCACATCCCGGTCGACGCCGGCGTCGCCGCGGCCTTCCTGCGATGA
- a CDS encoding rhamnulokinase, translating to MTPPPHQGTRSFAAVDLGATSGRVVVGRVGAGDLELTEVHRFANTPVRLGGGLHWDIRALYQNVLDGLGAAGREFEITSVGIDSWAVDYGLLDADGKLLADPYHYRDTRTSHEIIEGVWERISAAELYQINGLQHLPFNTVYQLAAARDAGQLDEASLLLLIPDLITYWLTGRTSTEATNASTTGFFDARTRTWSEEVLRAVEIDSSLLAPLCRPGDSAGMLLPAALERSGLHAGTEVVAVASHDTASAVAAVPATNERFAYISCGTWSLAGIELPKPVLTEDSKAANFTNELGVDGTVRFLRNIMGLWLLTESLRTWAAQGRPSLLPDLLDQAADAEPFACLIDPDDPTFLSPGDMPARIAEFCRRTGQQPPRNQGAVVRCILESLALAHRHALRQAATLADREIDVVHLVGGGSRNELLCQLTADATGLPVVAGPTEATALGNTLIQARARGMVGDLAEMRGLISRTQNVRRYHPRAERRAWDAAAARVGLS from the coding sequence ATGACGCCCCCACCACATCAGGGCACGAGATCGTTCGCCGCGGTCGACCTCGGGGCGACCAGCGGTCGTGTCGTCGTCGGACGCGTGGGCGCGGGCGATCTCGAGCTGACCGAGGTGCACCGGTTCGCGAACACGCCGGTGCGCCTCGGGGGCGGACTGCACTGGGACATCCGGGCGCTCTACCAGAACGTCCTCGACGGGCTGGGCGCGGCCGGGCGCGAATTCGAGATCACCTCCGTCGGCATCGACAGCTGGGCCGTGGACTACGGCCTGCTCGATGCCGACGGGAAACTCCTCGCCGACCCGTACCACTACCGCGACACGCGCACCTCGCACGAAATCATCGAGGGCGTCTGGGAGCGAATCAGCGCGGCTGAGCTCTACCAGATCAATGGTCTGCAGCATCTGCCGTTCAACACCGTCTACCAGCTCGCCGCGGCGCGCGACGCGGGTCAGTTGGACGAGGCGAGCCTACTGCTGCTCATCCCCGACCTGATCACCTACTGGCTCACCGGCAGAACCTCGACAGAGGCGACCAACGCCTCCACGACCGGGTTCTTCGACGCCAGGACACGCACGTGGTCCGAAGAGGTGCTGCGCGCCGTCGAGATCGATTCCTCGCTGCTCGCTCCGCTGTGCCGGCCAGGCGACTCGGCCGGGATGCTTCTGCCCGCTGCGCTCGAGCGCAGCGGACTGCACGCGGGCACCGAGGTCGTGGCGGTCGCGTCGCACGACACCGCGTCGGCCGTAGCCGCCGTTCCCGCGACGAACGAGCGATTCGCCTATATATCGTGTGGCACCTGGTCGCTAGCCGGGATCGAACTGCCGAAGCCGGTCCTGACCGAGGACTCCAAGGCGGCCAACTTCACCAACGAACTCGGCGTCGACGGCACGGTCCGGTTCCTGCGCAACATCATGGGTCTGTGGCTGCTGACCGAGAGCCTGCGCACCTGGGCGGCTCAAGGCCGACCGTCCCTCCTGCCCGATCTACTCGATCAGGCTGCCGATGCAGAACCCTTCGCCTGCCTGATCGATCCGGACGATCCGACGTTCCTGAGCCCAGGTGACATGCCCGCACGCATCGCAGAATTCTGCCGACGCACGGGGCAGCAGCCGCCGCGGAATCAGGGTGCAGTCGTACGGTGCATCCTGGAGAGCCTCGCCCTCGCCCACCGCCACGCACTTCGCCAAGCGGCGACCCTCGCGGATCGTGAGATCGACGTCGTGCACCTGGTCGGCGGCGGCAGTCGCAATGAGCTGCTATGCCAGCTGACCGCCGACGCGACCGGGCTCCCGGTCGTGGCCGGACCCACCGAAGCGACCGCGCTGGGCAACACGCTCATCCAGGCGCGGGCGAGGGGAATGGTCGGCGACCTGGCGGAAATGCGCGGGCTGATCTCCCGTACCCAGAACGTTCGCCGGTACCACCCGCGCGCAGAGCGACGCGCTTGGGATGCCGCGGCCGCGCGGGTGGGCCTGTCCTGA
- a CDS encoding heterodisulfide reductase-related iron-sulfur binding cluster, with product MRIALFVTCVNDLAYPGTGIAAVRLLERLGVEVAFPEAQTCCGQMQYNTGYPSAAVPLAEKFGKDFAGFDAVVVPSGSCGAFIRDVHPKLVEGAVPPVYELTEYLIDVLGVEQVGAYFPHKVAYHPTCHSSRLLKVGDRPTRLLRAVEGLELVELPGAAECCGFGGTFSVKNPDVSAAMGADKVTHAVESGAEYLVAADNSCLMHIGGTARRSGAPIKTIHLAEILAATRETVNA from the coding sequence ATACGCATCGCCCTATTCGTCACCTGCGTTAACGACCTGGCGTACCCCGGCACCGGAATCGCCGCGGTGCGTCTGCTCGAGCGGCTCGGGGTGGAGGTGGCGTTCCCGGAGGCACAGACGTGCTGCGGGCAGATGCAGTACAACACCGGCTACCCGAGTGCGGCGGTGCCGCTGGCCGAGAAGTTCGGCAAGGACTTCGCCGGATTCGACGCGGTGGTAGTGCCGTCCGGCTCCTGCGGCGCCTTCATCCGGGACGTGCATCCGAAGCTGGTCGAAGGCGCGGTGCCCCCGGTATACGAGCTGACCGAGTACCTGATCGACGTCCTCGGCGTGGAGCAGGTGGGCGCGTACTTCCCGCACAAGGTCGCCTATCATCCGACCTGTCACTCCTCCCGGCTGCTCAAGGTGGGCGACCGGCCGACCCGGTTGCTGCGCGCGGTCGAGGGTTTGGAGCTGGTGGAGCTGCCGGGGGCGGCGGAATGCTGCGGGTTCGGCGGGACCTTCTCGGTGAAGAACCCCGACGTCTCCGCGGCCATGGGCGCGGACAAGGTGACGCACGCGGTGGAGAGCGGCGCGGAGTACCTGGTGGCCGCCGACAATTCCTGCCTGATGCACATCGGCGGCACCGCGCGCCGCTCCGGAGCCCCGATCAAGACGATCCATCTGGCCGAGATCCTCGCCGCCACCCGAGAGACGGTGAACGCATGA